One Paraburkholderia agricolaris genomic region harbors:
- a CDS encoding efflux RND transporter permease subunit → MNFGQWMQKHRRSLLFVIALLAIAGALTAFRLPISLFPNVAFPRAVVSLDAGDRPAEQMATLVTMPVEEALRRVPNVRDVESTTSRGAAEISINFDWGTDMAQATLQAQSAISEILATLPQGTSMQVRRMDPTVFPVLAYSLTSKQQSLSALRDLAQFQMRPLLSSVEGVARVDVTGGAQDEFEVAIDPARLAAYKLSLPDVSKAIGASNVLMANGRIEDHDKLYLVIANTTITRLDELRNVVVSSNGATQIRLGDIATVRQGVVPQWMRVTADGQDAVLLNVYQQPGANSVAMAKAIRAKLADFQHQMPAGVHLSNWYDQSELVIASATSVRDAIMIGVVLAAFTLFAFLRNWKITAIAVALVPVVMAATILLLDVFGMGFNIMTLGGMAAAVGLVIDDAIVMIEHIVRRMREGGAHKFHGRVMAAALEFTRPLAGSSAATLIIFVPLAFLSGVTGAFFKALSVTMASALFISFLVTWLAVPILCDRWLTPKDAEEHKETRFASWMNRRYGFLIEHVTARPPLVLLGVVPLIVVAAFAFTRVGSGFMPSMDEGGFVLDYHTEPGTSVTETDRLMKQIEGIIRANPNIATYSRRTGAGLGGDLNEPNKGDFFIRLKSSGREPIETVMEEVRSKIETQVPGVNIELAQLMEDLIGDLTAVPQPVQIKIYSDDQTTLDTTARNVAARIGKIQGVVDVNDGINPAGDALELHIRPEAAAAEGMDPQSIAQAVSDMVEGNLATQFQSGPKTVGVRVRVAGALKLTDTQLGQLQIRAPDGHLFALNRVADQVTVTGQPEISRDNLKRMVAVTARIDGRDLGSTIADVQRVLSDGSLLPAGVYYELGGLYQQQQIAFKGLLTVFGAAIALVFGLLLFLYERFRVALAVMAMPLLAAGAVFIGLWVTGIELNISAMMGMTMIIGIVTEVAIFYVSELQGLIRDEGVRFEEALIAAGRNRLRPIAMTTIAAILALLPLAFALGQGSAMQQPLAVAIISGLIVQLPLVLLLLPVVLKLLMKKGGV, encoded by the coding sequence ATGAATTTCGGTCAATGGATGCAGAAGCACCGGCGCTCACTGCTGTTCGTGATCGCGTTGCTGGCGATCGCGGGCGCGCTGACCGCATTTCGGCTGCCGATCTCGCTGTTCCCGAACGTCGCGTTTCCGCGTGCCGTCGTCTCGCTGGACGCGGGTGACCGCCCCGCTGAACAGATGGCCACGCTCGTCACAATGCCGGTCGAAGAAGCGCTGCGCCGCGTGCCGAACGTGCGCGACGTCGAGTCGACCACGAGCCGAGGCGCGGCGGAAATCTCGATCAATTTCGACTGGGGCACCGACATGGCGCAAGCCACGTTGCAGGCTCAGTCGGCGATCAGCGAGATTCTCGCGACGCTCCCGCAGGGCACCTCGATGCAGGTCCGGCGCATGGACCCGACCGTGTTCCCGGTACTCGCATATAGCCTGACATCGAAACAGCAGTCGCTGTCGGCGCTGCGCGATCTCGCGCAGTTCCAGATGCGGCCGTTGCTGTCTTCAGTGGAAGGGGTCGCGCGTGTCGATGTGACGGGTGGCGCGCAGGACGAATTTGAAGTCGCGATCGATCCAGCGCGCCTTGCCGCTTACAAGCTGTCCCTTCCGGACGTCTCGAAAGCGATCGGCGCGAGCAACGTGTTGATGGCCAACGGCCGCATTGAGGATCACGACAAGTTGTATCTCGTGATTGCCAACACCACGATCACGCGACTCGACGAACTGCGCAACGTGGTGGTGTCAAGCAATGGCGCGACGCAAATCCGCCTCGGCGACATCGCGACCGTTCGTCAGGGCGTCGTACCGCAATGGATGCGCGTCACGGCCGACGGTCAGGACGCCGTGCTGCTCAACGTCTACCAGCAGCCCGGCGCGAACAGCGTGGCGATGGCCAAGGCGATCCGCGCGAAACTCGCAGATTTCCAGCATCAGATGCCGGCGGGCGTGCACCTGTCGAACTGGTACGACCAGAGCGAGCTGGTGATCGCCTCGGCGACCAGCGTGCGCGACGCGATCATGATCGGCGTGGTGCTGGCTGCGTTCACGCTGTTTGCCTTTTTGCGCAACTGGAAGATCACGGCGATCGCGGTCGCCCTGGTGCCGGTCGTGATGGCCGCCACGATCCTGCTGCTCGACGTGTTCGGCATGGGCTTCAACATCATGACGCTCGGCGGCATGGCTGCCGCGGTCGGCCTCGTGATCGACGACGCCATCGTGATGATCGAACACATCGTGCGACGCATGCGTGAAGGCGGTGCGCACAAGTTCCATGGCCGCGTGATGGCGGCGGCGCTCGAGTTCACGCGACCGCTTGCCGGATCGTCGGCGGCGACGCTGATCATTTTCGTGCCGCTCGCGTTTCTGTCGGGGGTGACGGGCGCGTTCTTCAAGGCGCTCTCGGTGACGATGGCAAGCGCGCTGTTCATTTCGTTTCTCGTCACGTGGCTCGCCGTGCCGATTCTGTGCGACCGCTGGCTGACGCCGAAGGACGCCGAGGAACACAAGGAAACCCGCTTCGCCTCATGGATGAACCGGCGCTACGGCTTTCTGATCGAGCACGTGACGGCGCGACCGCCTCTCGTGCTGCTCGGCGTGGTGCCGCTGATCGTGGTGGCCGCATTCGCGTTCACGCGAGTGGGCAGCGGGTTTATGCCGAGCATGGACGAAGGCGGTTTCGTGCTCGACTACCACACCGAACCGGGCACGTCCGTGACCGAAACCGACCGGCTGATGAAGCAGATCGAGGGCATCATCCGCGCGAATCCGAACATCGCGACTTACTCGCGCCGTACCGGCGCCGGTCTTGGCGGCGATCTGAACGAACCCAATAAGGGGGACTTCTTCATCCGCTTGAAATCGAGTGGCCGTGAGCCGATTGAAACGGTGATGGAAGAAGTCCGTTCGAAGATCGAGACGCAGGTGCCCGGCGTGAATATCGAACTTGCGCAGTTGATGGAGGATCTGATCGGCGACCTCACCGCGGTGCCCCAGCCGGTCCAGATCAAGATTTACTCCGACGACCAGACCACGCTCGACACGACCGCGCGCAACGTGGCCGCGCGAATCGGCAAGATTCAGGGCGTGGTGGATGTCAACGATGGCATCAATCCGGCGGGCGACGCGCTTGAACTGCACATCCGGCCGGAGGCTGCGGCGGCGGAGGGAATGGACCCGCAGTCGATTGCGCAGGCTGTGTCCGACATGGTGGAGGGCAACCTTGCGACGCAGTTTCAGAGCGGGCCGAAGACAGTGGGCGTGCGGGTGCGCGTGGCTGGCGCATTGAAGCTCACCGATACGCAACTGGGGCAGTTGCAGATTCGCGCGCCGGACGGCCATCTGTTCGCGCTGAATCGCGTTGCCGATCAGGTGACGGTGACGGGCCAACCGGAAATCAGCCGCGACAATCTCAAGCGGATGGTGGCGGTGACTGCGCGGATCGACGGCCGCGATCTGGGCTCGACGATCGCGGACGTGCAGCGCGTGTTGAGCGATGGAAGTTTGTTGCCTGCTGGCGTGTATTACGAACTGGGTGGTTTGTACCAGCAGCAGCAGATTGCTTTCAAGGGTTTGTTGACGGTGTTCGGCGCGGCGATTGCGTTGGTGTTTGGCTTGCTGCTGTTTCTGTACGAGCGTTTTCGCGTTGCGCTAGCGGTGATGGCGATGCCGTTGCTGGCAGCGGGCGCGGTGTTTATCGGGTTATGGGTCACCGGGATCGAGTTGAACATCTCCGCGATGATGGGGATGACGATGATTATCGGCATCGTGACCGAGGTGGCGATTTTTTATGTATCGGAGTTGCAGGGGTTGATTCGGGATGAAGGTGTCCGGTTTGAGGAGGCGCTGATCGCGGCGGGGCGGAATCGGTTGCGGCCGATTGCCATGACGACTATTGCGGCTATTTTGGCATTGCTGCCGCTTGCTTTTGCCCTTGGGCAAGGGTCGGCCATGCAGCAACCGCTGGCAGTTGCCATTATTTCTGGGTTGATTGTGCAGTTGCCGTTGGTGTTGTTGCTTTTGCCTGTGGTGTTGAAGTTGTTGATGAAGAAGGGAGGTGTTTGA
- the hpnI gene encoding bacteriohopanetetrol glucosamine biosynthesis glycosyltransferase HpnI: MAAHSLTAYQWVLLFGCASASLYAMLAAVAMPFFAARRGRTARAAAAASAASRAADVLTPFAGVGVSVLKPLCGAEPRLYENLRTFCDQRHGNFQLVLGVSSPDDPAIAVVRRLQAAYPGHDIELAVDTRVHGSNLKVSNLINMAERARHELIVIADSDIAVEADYLDSVAAPLADPRVGVVTCLYVAQGVGGFWPRVGALFINEWFAPSVRVAHAVGSRRFGFGATLALRRATLERIGGFDALKDCLADDYWLAEHVRARGLRTVLSRVMVATDVIEPTFSALWQRETRWLRTIRSVNPPGFASLIITFPTPWLLAGAWLTHSLASAPFDGVHLWAALASGAGTAAGFAARMLLHLRSARHERTFWRDLPLVPLRDVLLMFQWLAAAFGSHVVWRGQRVRVDTSTSTTQPAALRVMDVMETSDGG, translated from the coding sequence ATGGCAGCGCATTCATTGACAGCATACCAATGGGTCCTGTTATTCGGCTGCGCGTCGGCGTCGCTTTATGCGATGCTGGCAGCGGTGGCGATGCCGTTTTTTGCCGCGCGCCGCGGACGAACGGCGAGAGCGGCGGCGGCTGCGAGCGCCGCCTCCAGGGCCGCGGATGTTTTAACTCCCTTTGCCGGTGTCGGCGTCAGCGTTCTTAAGCCGCTGTGCGGCGCCGAGCCGCGTCTGTACGAAAATCTCAGAACCTTTTGCGACCAGCGTCACGGGAATTTCCAGCTCGTGCTGGGCGTGTCTTCGCCGGACGATCCGGCCATTGCCGTGGTGCGCCGTTTGCAGGCCGCGTACCCGGGGCACGATATCGAGCTTGCGGTCGATACGCGTGTGCACGGCAGCAATCTCAAGGTCAGCAATCTGATCAACATGGCGGAGCGGGCGCGCCATGAGTTGATTGTGATTGCCGATAGCGACATCGCGGTCGAAGCCGATTATCTCGACAGCGTGGCCGCGCCGCTGGCCGATCCACGCGTGGGGGTCGTGACCTGTCTCTACGTGGCGCAGGGCGTCGGCGGTTTCTGGCCGCGAGTCGGTGCGTTGTTCATCAACGAGTGGTTTGCTCCGTCTGTGCGTGTCGCGCATGCGGTCGGCTCGCGCCGCTTCGGTTTTGGCGCGACGCTCGCGTTGCGCCGCGCAACGCTTGAGCGTATTGGCGGTTTCGACGCGTTAAAAGACTGTCTCGCGGATGATTACTGGCTCGCTGAACACGTGCGGGCACGCGGACTTCGGACGGTGCTGTCGCGTGTGATGGTGGCCACCGATGTCATCGAGCCGACCTTTTCCGCGTTATGGCAGCGTGAGACGCGTTGGCTGCGTACGATCCGTTCGGTGAACCCGCCTGGTTTTGCGTCGTTGATCATCACGTTCCCGACGCCGTGGCTGCTGGCCGGCGCATGGCTGACCCACAGCCTTGCGAGCGCGCCGTTCGACGGCGTGCATCTGTGGGCGGCGCTGGCGAGCGGCGCGGGCACGGCGGCGGGGTTTGCCGCGCGCATGCTGCTGCATCTGCGTTCCGCGCGTCATGAGCGCACCTTCTGGCGCGATCTGCCGCTGGTGCCGTTGCGCGATGTCTTGCTGATGTTCCAGTGGCTCGCGGCCGCGTTTGGCTCGCATGTGGTGTGGCGCGGCCAACGCGTGCGGGTCGACACCTCCACGTCTACCACGCAACCTGCGGCGTTGCGCGTAATGGATGTCATGGAGACGTCGGATGGCGGCTAA
- a CDS encoding IS30 family transposase, translating into MGKIYEHLSVEERGVIFAMKMENRKSSEIALALQRSRSTISRELRRNNWKPKHERGALGRPPVAGGYNATSAGRRAAQLRHKPRRERKLQPEGALWAEVRQHLDECHSPEQISAELKRTHPDEPALNASHETIYNAIYAMPRGELKRELVGLLRQGRSTRKPRTRGEDRRGKLVDMASIHIRPPEANERRIAGHWEGDLIKGAGNRSAVGTLIDRSTLFVMLVKMEDSTAEAALKAYSAAFAPLDPDLLKTLTYDQGKEMALHKKLAETTGIKVYFCDPHSPWQRGICENTNGLLRQFLPKGVDLSKFTQRELDAIALNLNRRPRKTLGWRRPGEVFIDNCARQGIVIDPAVALGI; encoded by the coding sequence ATGGGAAAAATATACGAACATCTGAGCGTCGAAGAGCGCGGCGTGATCTTTGCGATGAAGATGGAGAATCGCAAATCAAGCGAGATTGCGCTCGCTTTGCAGCGCTCGCGCAGCACGATCAGTCGGGAGTTGAGGCGCAATAACTGGAAGCCGAAGCACGAACGCGGCGCACTGGGCAGGCCGCCGGTTGCGGGTGGATACAATGCAACATCGGCCGGGCGCAGGGCTGCACAGCTTCGTCATAAGCCGCGTCGCGAACGCAAGCTACAGCCTGAAGGAGCCCTGTGGGCTGAAGTGCGTCAGCATCTGGACGAGTGTCACTCGCCCGAACAGATTTCTGCCGAACTCAAACGTACCCATCCAGACGAACCTGCCTTGAATGCCTCACACGAAACCATCTACAACGCCATCTACGCCATGCCGCGTGGCGAACTCAAGCGCGAGTTGGTGGGTCTGTTAAGACAGGGGCGTAGCACGCGCAAGCCGCGCACGCGAGGCGAAGACCGACGGGGCAAACTGGTCGATATGGCTAGCATCCATATCCGGCCTCCGGAGGCCAATGAGCGGCGGATTGCCGGACATTGGGAGGGGGATCTGATCAAGGGTGCGGGCAACCGTTCGGCAGTGGGCACACTGATCGATCGCAGCACGCTGTTCGTGATGCTGGTGAAGATGGAGGACAGCACCGCCGAAGCCGCGCTCAAGGCGTACAGTGCGGCGTTTGCGCCGCTCGATCCGGATTTGCTGAAGACCCTGACTTACGATCAGGGCAAGGAAATGGCGCTACACAAGAAGCTGGCCGAAACAACCGGTATCAAGGTGTATTTCTGTGATCCGCATAGTCCCTGGCAACGCGGTATCTGCGAGAACACCAATGGGTTGCTGCGCCAGTTCCTGCCGAAGGGCGTGGACCTGTCAAAGTTCACGCAGCGCGAACTCGATGCCATCGCGCTGAACCTGAATCGGCGACCTCGCAAAACACTCGGCTGGCGCCGGCCCGGCGAGGTCTTCATTGATAACTGCGCCAGACAGGGAATTGTTATCGACCCGGCTGTTGCACTTGGTATTTGA
- a CDS encoding IS3 family transposase (programmed frameshift) yields MRRYSAETREWVVKQMMPPFNRAVIELAGATGITTVTLRAWRQSARQAGGFMPGNGKTSDQWSSADKFRVVLETASLNEVETSEYCRSKGIYPEQIRQWRQACEQANVPEAKLTAAQRKEVKAHQKRIRELERQLKRSDAARAEAAALLNLRKKAGRDLGQGRGRLISSPDRDEAMQLIDEAVRQGACRSRACEQLGLSIRSVQRWRLLPHDGRTQVKRAAPPNRLSEAERQAVLDAANRPGYASLTPHQIVPKLADEGVYLASESTFYRVLKAAGQGQRRGRARAPQRRTLTTHCADGPNQVWCWDITWMPTTVRGRYFYWYMMKDIYSRKLVMNEVWEQESAEHASVLLAKGCLREGVAGRPLVLHSDNGSAMKGATMRAAMIDLGVQPSFSRPRVSNDNAFAESLFRTAKYCPLWPEQPFDTLEAARQWVQRFVQWYNEEHCHSGLKYVSPGQRHRGEASDLLARRRALYRSARMRNPARWSGAIRNWHLADAVYLNPERTSASAQMYRQAA; encoded by the exons ATGAGACGCTATTCAGCAGAGACGCGGGAATGGGTAGTCAAACAGATGATGCCGCCGTTCAATCGTGCGGTCATCGAGCTGGCAGGGGCGACGGGCATCACGACGGTGACACTGCGTGCCTGGCGGCAGAGCGCGAGACAGGCTGGGGGATTCATGCCGGGCAATGGCAAGACAAGCGATCAATGGTCGAGCGCCGACAAGTTCAGGGTGGTGCTGGAGACGGCATCGCTGAACGAGGTGGAGACCTCAGAATACTGCCGTAGCAAGGGCATTTATCCGGAGCAGATCCGGCAGTGGCGTCAGGCGTGCGAGCAGGCCAACGTGCCGGAGGCGAAACTCACGGCTGCCCAGCGCAAGGAAGTGAAGGCTCACCAGAAGCGCATCCGTGAACTGGAGCGCCAGCTCAAGCGCAGCGATGCGGCCCGTGCGGAGGCGGCGGCGTTGCTGAACCTGCGAAAAAAAGCCG GACGCGATCTGGGGCAAGGAAGAGGAAGACTGATCAGCAGCCCGGATCGCGATGAAGCCATGCAGTTGATCGATGAAGCCGTACGGCAAGGGGCATGCCGCTCGCGAGCATGCGAGCAGTTGGGGCTCAGCATACGCAGTGTCCAGCGCTGGCGCCTGTTGCCGCATGACGGGCGCACTCAGGTGAAGCGTGCAGCGCCGCCCAACAGGCTGAGTGAAGCCGAGCGGCAGGCCGTACTCGATGCGGCCAACCGCCCGGGCTACGCGAGCCTGACGCCGCACCAGATCGTGCCGAAACTGGCCGATGAGGGGGTTTATCTGGCTTCCGAATCGACGTTCTACCGGGTGCTGAAAGCGGCAGGACAGGGCCAGCGCCGGGGCCGCGCGCGTGCCCCGCAACGACGCACGCTCACGACGCATTGTGCCGATGGTCCGAATCAGGTGTGGTGCTGGGATATCACCTGGATGCCGACCACGGTAAGGGGCCGGTACTTCTACTGGTACATGATGAAGGACATCTACAGCCGCAAGCTGGTGATGAACGAGGTCTGGGAGCAGGAGTCGGCCGAGCACGCGAGCGTGCTGCTGGCCAAGGGGTGTCTGCGTGAAGGCGTCGCCGGGCGTCCGCTGGTGCTGCACTCTGATAACGGCAGTGCAATGAAAGGCGCCACCATGCGCGCGGCGATGATCGATCTGGGTGTGCAGCCTTCGTTCAGCCGGCCGCGTGTGAGCAACGACAACGCTTTTGCCGAATCGCTGTTCCGAACGGCGAAGTACTGTCCGTTGTGGCCAGAGCAGCCGTTCGACACGCTGGAGGCGGCTCGGCAATGGGTGCAGCGCTTCGTGCAGTGGTACAACGAAGAGCACTGTCACAGCGGTCTGAAGTATGTCAGCCCGGGCCAACGTCACCGGGGCGAAGCCAGTGACCTGCTGGCCCGACGGCGAGCGCTGTACCGGAGCGCACGCATGCGAAACCCGGCGCGCTGGTCAGGAGCTATCCGGAACTGGCATCTGGCAGACGCGGTCTATCTGAATCCGGAACGAACCTCGGCCTCGGCCCAAATGTACAGGCAGGCAGCGTAA
- the hpnK gene encoding hopanoid biosynthesis-associated protein HpnK: MAAKPRGLIVTADDFGLHQRVNLAVEQAHRHGVLTAASLMIGAPAADDAVARARALPGLRVGLHLVLADGDAVTPRDGIAALVDEHGRFGDNMVRDGVRFFFLPHVRKQLAREIRAQFEAFAKTGLMLDHVNTHKHFHLHPTVLGLILEIGREYGMRAMRLPFEVSAPVWLRPWISRVRARLDRAGIVHNDYVVGIADSGRMDEAVWLAALADLPHGVGEIYCHPAFAGDRVLSDGMRDYRHADELQALLSPRVGEAIRGLGVRVGGFGDVFKG, encoded by the coding sequence ATGGCGGCTAAGCCACGTGGGTTGATCGTCACGGCCGACGATTTCGGCCTGCATCAACGGGTGAATCTGGCGGTCGAGCAGGCGCACCGGCATGGTGTGTTGACGGCTGCGAGTCTGATGATCGGTGCGCCTGCCGCGGACGATGCGGTGGCGCGTGCTCGCGCGCTCCCGGGGTTGCGGGTTGGCCTGCATCTGGTGCTGGCTGACGGCGACGCCGTCACGCCGCGCGACGGGATTGCCGCGCTGGTTGACGAGCATGGCCGGTTCGGCGACAACATGGTGCGCGACGGGGTGCGGTTTTTCTTTTTGCCGCACGTTCGCAAACAGTTGGCGCGGGAAATTCGCGCGCAATTCGAGGCGTTTGCGAAGACGGGGTTGATGCTCGATCATGTCAACACGCACAAGCATTTTCATTTGCATCCGACGGTGCTGGGTTTGATTCTGGAGATTGGCCGCGAGTACGGGATGCGGGCGATGCGGTTGCCGTTCGAGGTTAGCGCGCCGGTGTGGTTACGGCCGTGGATTTCGCGGGTGCGGGCGAGGTTGGATCGGGCGGGGATCGTGCACAACGATTATGTAGTTGGGATTGCTGATAGTGGACGGATGGATGAGGCGGTGTGGCTCGCTGCGCTTGCCGATTTGCCGCATGGGGTGGGGGAGATTTATTGTCATCCTGCGTTTGCCGGCGATCGGGTTTTGAGTGATGGGATGCGGGATTATCGGCATGCCGATGAGTTACAGGCGCTTTTGTCGCCTCGGGTTGGTGAGGCGATTCGGGGGTTGGGGGTTCGGGTGGGTGGGTTTGGGGATGTGTTTAAGGGGTGA
- a CDS encoding efflux RND transporter periplasmic adaptor subunit — MSAAVHTADAASAAGAAGASGVSATGDAADQSVVSVQIVRVQRAVIAQPVRAYGIVAASASNLTTVNLPYLARIVQMRVQAGQRVTRGTPLFVVQADPAAVLAAAQAKSAVTLAQGELARTQSLYGKGLATQSQLATARKAADDAQQALAAQNQTGVASGNKIVAAPIDGVVLQVSAAQGDQVQPGAAILQLAGGAGRDTRANVMLGVEPSDAAAIHAGDTVTLHGLSTALAKSSADGHVTLVGASVDQQSQLVDVGANVPLEQSAFIPGTRVSADIATRSGTHWVVPRAAVLKDGTGAYVFQITPQNRARRVAVVTQIENGDRYGVDGSIDGTAGLVVSGNYELKDGMAVRVSGGAPQ, encoded by the coding sequence ATGAGCGCAGCCGTTCATACGGCAGATGCGGCCAGCGCAGCCGGTGCAGCCGGTGCATCCGGTGTATCCGCCACCGGCGATGCGGCCGATCAATCCGTCGTATCCGTGCAAATCGTACGGGTGCAACGCGCCGTCATTGCGCAACCGGTCCGAGCCTATGGCATCGTCGCGGCGTCCGCGTCGAATCTGACCACCGTTAATCTGCCGTACCTCGCGCGGATCGTGCAGATGCGCGTCCAGGCCGGCCAGCGCGTGACGCGAGGCACACCGCTATTCGTCGTCCAGGCCGATCCTGCCGCGGTGCTCGCCGCGGCCCAGGCGAAAAGCGCCGTGACGCTGGCGCAAGGCGAACTCGCGCGCACGCAATCGCTGTACGGCAAAGGACTCGCCACGCAATCGCAACTCGCCACGGCCCGCAAGGCCGCCGACGATGCACAGCAGGCACTCGCCGCGCAAAACCAGACGGGTGTCGCGAGCGGCAACAAGATCGTCGCGGCGCCGATCGACGGCGTGGTTTTGCAGGTATCCGCGGCACAGGGCGATCAGGTACAACCCGGCGCCGCGATCCTGCAACTGGCCGGCGGCGCCGGCCGCGATACGCGTGCGAACGTGATGCTCGGCGTCGAGCCCTCGGACGCCGCCGCGATCCATGCCGGCGATACCGTCACGCTGCACGGCCTCTCCACCGCGCTCGCGAAATCCTCGGCGGATGGACACGTGACGCTGGTCGGCGCATCGGTCGATCAGCAAAGCCAGCTCGTCGACGTCGGCGCGAACGTACCGCTCGAACAGAGCGCGTTCATTCCGGGCACGCGAGTCAGCGCCGACATCGCGACGCGCAGCGGCACGCATTGGGTCGTGCCGCGTGCCGCCGTGCTGAAAGACGGGACCGGCGCGTACGTGTTCCAGATCACGCCACAAAACAGGGCTCGCCGCGTGGCGGTGGTCACGCAGATCGAGAACGGCGACCGCTACGGGGTGGACGGCTCGATCGACGGCACGGCAGGCCTCGTCGTCAGTGGCAACTATGAGTTGAAGGACGGCATGGCAGTGCGCGTCAGCGGAGGCGCGCCGCAATGA
- a CDS encoding response regulator, whose product MRVLLVEDDDLIGCGIEAGLRQAGFTVDWARDGHKAGLALDTTAYALVLLDLGLPRVSGMDLLKRLRDAGKDVPVLVLTARGTVVDRVGGLEAGADDYLGKPFDLTELIARCRALLRRAQGRSIELIHYQDLTVNPAAQTVEIGNTRVPLTSREWAILMQLLTNQGIPQSRSRLEESLYGWQEEIESNAIEVHVSNLRKKLGAKLIRTVRNIGYVVEKA is encoded by the coding sequence ATGCGCGTACTCCTCGTAGAAGACGACGATCTGATCGGCTGCGGTATTGAAGCGGGACTGCGTCAAGCCGGTTTCACGGTCGATTGGGCACGCGACGGTCACAAGGCAGGTCTTGCGCTCGATACTACCGCCTATGCGCTGGTCCTGCTCGACCTGGGCCTGCCCAGGGTATCGGGTATGGACCTGCTGAAACGGCTGCGCGACGCCGGCAAGGATGTGCCGGTGCTGGTGCTGACCGCGAGAGGCACGGTGGTGGATCGTGTCGGCGGCCTCGAAGCGGGCGCCGACGATTATCTCGGCAAGCCCTTCGATCTGACCGAGCTGATTGCCCGTTGCCGGGCCCTGTTGCGCCGCGCGCAAGGGCGCAGCATCGAACTGATCCACTATCAGGATCTGACGGTCAATCCCGCCGCGCAAACCGTCGAAATCGGCAATACGCGTGTGCCCCTCACCTCGCGTGAATGGGCAATCCTGATGCAGTTGCTGACCAATCAGGGCATTCCGCAGTCACGCTCACGGCTGGAAGAAAGTCTGTACGGCTGGCAGGAAGAGATCGAAAGCAATGCGATCGAAGTCCACGTGTCCAATCTGCGCAAAAAACTCGGTGCCAAGCTGATCAGAACCGTGCGCAATATCGGCTACGTGGTGGAGAAAGCTTGA